Proteins encoded by one window of Arcobacter sp. LA11:
- the mqnE gene encoding aminofutalosine synthase MqnE, translating to MSIIEKLDKNERLTYEDAIKLYDLDLFTLASYANRVREEKHNKKTYFNINRHINPTNICKDVCQFCAYSASRKNPKPYTLKHEEIMDIVENSSKKNIKEVHIVSAHNPDTGLEWYLDIFKKIKEKYPHIHIKALTAAEIHFLSKEYNLTYEEIISKMIESGVDSMPGGGAEIFDEKVRKKICGGKVTSQQWLDIHKLWHKSGHQSNATMLFGHIETREHRIDHMLRLRDLQDETNGFNAFIPLVYQKENNFLKVKDFLTGQEILKTIAIARILLDNIPHIKAYWVTSTVKLALLAQEFGANDLDGTIEKESIQSAAGAASAQGIPLQNFVDLIKNSGFEPVERDSVYNEIKVW from the coding sequence ATGAGTATTATAGAGAAATTAGATAAGAATGAAAGACTTACATATGAAGATGCGATAAAACTATATGATTTAGATTTATTTACCTTAGCATCTTATGCAAATAGAGTTAGAGAAGAAAAACACAATAAAAAAACATATTTTAATATAAATAGACATATCAATCCAACAAATATTTGTAAAGATGTTTGTCAGTTTTGTGCATATAGTGCAAGTAGAAAAAATCCAAAACCATATACATTAAAACATGAAGAAATTATGGATATTGTTGAAAACTCTTCTAAAAAGAATATCAAAGAAGTACATATTGTATCTGCTCATAATCCAGATACAGGACTAGAGTGGTATTTAGATATATTTAAAAAAATTAAAGAAAAATATCCTCATATTCATATAAAAGCATTAACAGCAGCAGAAATTCATTTTCTTTCAAAAGAGTATAATTTAACATATGAGGAAATTATTTCAAAAATGATTGAAAGTGGTGTTGACTCAATGCCAGGTGGTGGAGCAGAAATTTTTGATGAAAAAGTACGAAAAAAGATTTGTGGAGGAAAAGTAACTTCACAACAATGGTTAGACATTCACAAACTTTGGCATAAATCAGGACATCAAAGTAATGCAACAATGCTTTTTGGACATATTGAAACAAGAGAACATCGAATTGACCATATGTTAAGACTAAGAGATTTACAAGATGAAACAAATGGTTTTAATGCCTTCATACCTCTTGTATATCAAAAAGAAAACAACTTTTTAAAAGTAAAAGACTTCTTAACAGGACAAGAAATTTTAAAGACTATAGCTATTGCTAGAATTTTACTAGATAATATTCCACATATAAAAGCTTACTGGGTTACATCAACTGTTAAATTAGCACTTCTTGCTCAAGAATTTGGAGCTAATGACTTAGATGGAACAATAGAAAAAGAATCAATCCAAAGTGCTGCTGGAGCTGCTAGTGCACAAGGAATACCTTTACAAAACTTTGTAGACTTAATTAAAAACTCTGGATTTGAACCTGTTGAGAGAGATTCTGTATACAACGAAATAAAAGTTTGGTAA
- a CDS encoding EAL domain-containing protein, which translates to MTLIVIVVEASTLFFILNIQKKENRQNAITQTEAITQSLNNDLLNFILNPNADVLSDITFRLSAFKEIRGVILYDENNKAIFQYGDTKELTKRQLTVFKEKTIFDNEHLFVKKDISADGYTLGFQLIDVDLSSFKQKEKQITQTLLAIFPFALLFGFIMSLFLSKSYTKPFIDLLHAMKDSDPTNNKITTVKTTANNEIKELFNGFNLQMKQIYKSSKKLKFQASHDQLTGIYNRFYMEEQLQNALKNEKDLGYNLLYIDLDQFKFINDSAGYQAGDELLKMITKEYSTTLSKDSIFARVDGDGFMVLLKDCTPKTGISFLEKSLEKLRDFRFVWKGETYTISASIALVYFKPFQYTLKELLKATNSTLYTAKAKGRNKSHIYDPSDDLTKRFNTELETAAQIKEALKDGPSRFELFAQDIVPLQEKSDKVSYEILIRMWDKNNNFISPGDFLPAAERYQLMAEIDMHVLWTYLETVSKKPKHIEGLHSVHINLAGSTLNNPDFQKKVKKAIKHFDFPWEKLELEITESSAIGNINQANEFISWLKTQKIGLALDDFGTGMASFEYLKSLPFDVVKIDGSFVKDMHVDPTDKAVIKYIQEIAHLKGQETVAEYVETKEDVEELTAIGVTYGQGYYLGKPRALSTWID; encoded by the coding sequence ATGACTTTAATTGTAATAGTAGTAGAAGCAAGCACTCTATTTTTTATATTAAATATACAAAAAAAAGAGAATCGTCAAAATGCCATTACTCAAACTGAAGCGATTACTCAATCATTAAATAATGACCTTTTAAATTTCATATTAAACCCAAATGCTGATGTACTATCAGATATAACATTTAGACTATCAGCCTTTAAAGAGATTAGAGGAGTTATTCTATATGATGAAAACAATAAAGCAATATTCCAATATGGAGATACAAAAGAATTAACAAAAAGACAACTAACTGTATTCAAAGAAAAAACTATCTTTGACAATGAACATCTCTTTGTAAAAAAAGATATATCAGCAGATGGATATACATTAGGTTTTCAATTAATTGATGTAGACTTATCATCATTCAAACAAAAAGAGAAACAGATTACTCAAACTTTATTAGCAATATTCCCATTTGCATTGTTATTTGGGTTTATTATGAGTTTATTTTTAAGTAAAAGTTATACTAAACCATTTATTGATTTATTACATGCTATGAAAGATAGTGACCCTACAAATAATAAAATCACTACTGTAAAAACAACTGCGAATAATGAAATTAAAGAGTTGTTTAATGGTTTTAACTTACAAATGAAACAAATATATAAATCTTCAAAGAAACTAAAATTTCAAGCAAGCCATGACCAATTAACAGGAATATATAACCGATTCTACATGGAAGAACAACTACAGAATGCTTTAAAAAATGAAAAAGATTTAGGATACAATTTATTATATATAGACTTAGACCAATTCAAATTTATCAATGACTCTGCTGGTTATCAAGCAGGAGATGAACTCTTAAAAATGATTACTAAAGAATATTCAACTACTCTATCAAAAGATTCTATTTTTGCAAGAGTAGATGGAGATGGTTTTATGGTACTTTTAAAAGATTGTACACCTAAAACGGGAATAAGTTTTCTAGAAAAAAGTTTAGAAAAACTCAGAGACTTTAGATTTGTATGGAAAGGTGAAACATATACAATATCTGCTTCTATAGCACTAGTTTATTTTAAACCATTTCAATATACATTAAAAGAACTTCTAAAAGCAACAAATTCAACTCTTTATACTGCAAAAGCTAAAGGGAGAAATAAGTCACATATTTATGATCCAAGTGATGATTTAACAAAAAGATTTAATACTGAACTAGAAACAGCAGCACAGATAAAAGAAGCGTTAAAAGATGGGCCATCAAGGTTTGAACTTTTTGCACAAGACATTGTTCCCTTACAAGAAAAAAGTGATAAAGTTAGTTATGAAATTTTAATTAGAATGTGGGATAAAAACAATAACTTCATATCTCCAGGTGATTTTCTTCCAGCAGCAGAAAGATATCAACTTATGGCAGAAATTGATATGCACGTACTTTGGACTTATTTAGAAACAGTATCAAAAAAACCAAAACATATTGAAGGCCTACATTCAGTACATATAAACCTTGCAGGTTCAACATTAAATAATCCAGACTTCCAAAAGAAAGTAAAAAAAGCAATTAAGCATTTTGATTTTCCTTGGGAGAAATTAGAACTAGAAATTACAGAGAGTTCTGCAATTGGAAATATTAACCAAGCAAATGAATTTATCTCATGGTTAAAAACTCAAAAAATTGGTTTAGCTTTAGATGATTTTGGAACAGGAATGGCTTCTTTTGAATATTTAAAAAGTTTACCATTTGACGTTGTAAAAATAGATGGAAGCTTTGTAAAAGATATGCATGTAGATCCAACAGACAAAGCAGTAATTAAATATATTCAAGAAATTGCACATTTAAAAGGACAAGAGACAGTTGCTGAATATGTTGAGACAAAAGAGGATGTTGAAGAGCTAACAGCTATTGGAGTAACATATGGACAAGGTTATTATTTAGGTAAGCCAAGAGCACTTAGTACATGGATTGATTAA
- a CDS encoding carbonic anhydrase produces MVLKNLIKGHEDFRKFNFPRIESELKELVEHGQRPEVMFIGCSDSRVTPDLMLNTRPGDMFILRNVGNFVPPFKHDEDFHGSAAAIEYAIAVLKVKHIIICGHSHCGACKSLYEEIPSNDSFIHVKTWLNLGKQAKERTLKNKKFNTEEEMYRATERNSIRHQLDNLLTYPDIVRLLKTGELQIHGWYYDIESGNMDFYDKENDSFKPLKDMIL; encoded by the coding sequence ATGGTTTTAAAAAATTTAATCAAAGGACATGAGGACTTCAGAAAATTTAATTTTCCAAGAATTGAATCTGAATTAAAAGAATTAGTTGAACATGGGCAACGTCCAGAAGTTATGTTTATAGGCTGTTCTGATAGTAGAGTAACACCTGACTTAATGTTAAATACAAGACCTGGTGATATGTTCATTTTAAGAAATGTAGGTAACTTTGTTCCTCCATTTAAACATGATGAAGATTTTCATGGAAGTGCCGCAGCAATTGAATATGCAATAGCTGTTTTAAAAGTAAAACATATCATTATCTGTGGACATTCTCATTGTGGTGCTTGTAAAAGTTTATATGAGGAAATTCCAAGCAATGACTCTTTTATTCATGTAAAAACTTGGTTAAATTTAGGTAAACAAGCTAAAGAAAGAACATTAAAAAATAAAAAATTTAATACTGAAGAAGAAATGTATAGAGCAACGGAAAGAAACTCTATAAGACATCAATTAGATAATCTATTAACATATCCTGATATTGTAAGATTATTAAAAACAGGTGAACTTCAAATTCATGGTTGGTACTATGATATCGAATCAGGAAATATGGATTTTTATGATAAAGAAAATGATAGTTTTAAACCCCTAAAAGATATGATTCTATGA
- a CDS encoding lysophospholipid acyltransferase family protein, with product MKSFLITKVVPFILQLFVRFIYITSKKVFHHPKIDENEAHVIAFWHGELLMQPFNYQKLKPKGKVSAMISQHKDGEAITKTVEYLGIHSVRGSSSRGAAKVLISAIKEIKGGDDIAITPDGPRGPRHSVADGIVAISKKTNAKILVFNCKPSKYWQFKSWDKFIVPKPFGTLEFFIQEPLDISELEMEDAKELIKEKMLINAMK from the coding sequence ATGAAATCTTTTTTAATCACAAAAGTTGTTCCTTTTATTTTACAACTTTTTGTAAGATTTATTTATATTACAAGTAAAAAAGTTTTTCATCATCCTAAGATTGATGAAAATGAAGCTCATGTTATTGCCTTTTGGCATGGGGAGCTTTTGATGCAACCTTTTAATTATCAGAAATTAAAGCCAAAAGGTAAAGTAAGTGCAATGATAAGCCAACATAAAGATGGTGAAGCAATTACTAAAACTGTGGAGTATTTAGGGATACATTCTGTAAGGGGTTCAAGTTCAAGAGGTGCTGCAAAGGTTTTAATCTCTGCAATTAAAGAGATTAAAGGTGGAGATGATATTGCAATTACTCCTGATGGTCCTAGAGGACCTAGACACTCAGTTGCAGATGGAATAGTTGCAATTTCAAAGAAGACAAATGCTAAAATATTAGTATTTAATTGTAAACCGAGTAAATATTGGCAGTTTAAGTCTTGGGATAAGTTTATTGTTCCTAAGCCTTTTGGTACTTTGGAGTTTTTTATTCAAGAGCCTTTAGATATAAGTGAACTTGAAATGGAAGATGCAAAAGAATTAATTAAAGAAAAAATGCTTATAAATGCAATGAAATAA
- a CDS encoding sulfurtransferase, producing MKNKLCLVLILFLSSISLNAEELRISINELSKNISKYKIIDVRNAESFLNGHIKGSINLPVNLTYDNQRIDGKIVKPNKIQGVIRNLGLDINDEIIVYDSGIFYDASRVFWTLEVYGFKKVKLLNGGFNKWESEDYPISTKVLKVKQSNYVASINNKRLSTKFTTQIATKNPNQVIIDARGYNSYIGKESLAKRFGHIPKAIHIPAVHNLEEKDNTTQLKQINDLKELYKNVNKDKKIVLYCAIGRVASTNYFALRELGYNVSNYDASWKEWGNDNNLPIINKSKVSN from the coding sequence ATGAAAAATAAACTTTGTCTAGTATTAATTTTATTTTTAAGTTCTATTTCATTAAATGCAGAAGAATTAAGAATTAGTATAAATGAACTATCTAAAAACATATCAAAGTATAAAATAATTGATGTTAGAAATGCAGAAAGTTTTTTAAATGGGCATATAAAAGGCTCTATAAATCTACCAGTAAATTTAACTTATGATAATCAGAGAATTGATGGGAAAATAGTAAAACCCAATAAGATTCAAGGAGTAATAAGAAATTTAGGTTTAGATATAAATGATGAGATTATAGTGTATGATAGTGGAATTTTTTATGATGCATCAAGAGTTTTTTGGACACTAGAAGTTTATGGTTTCAAAAAAGTAAAATTATTAAATGGTGGTTTTAACAAATGGGAATCAGAAGATTATCCTATTTCAACAAAAGTTCTAAAAGTTAAACAAAGTAATTATGTAGCTTCAATCAATAACAAAAGATTATCTACAAAATTTACAACTCAAATTGCGACAAAAAACCCAAATCAAGTTATTATTGATGCTAGAGGTTATAACTCATATATAGGAAAAGAATCTTTAGCAAAAAGATTTGGACATATTCCAAAAGCTATTCATATACCTGCTGTGCATAACTTAGAAGAAAAAGACAATACAACACAATTAAAGCAAATTAATGATTTAAAAGAATTATATAAAAACGTTAACAAAGATAAAAAAATTGTCCTATATTGTGCAATTGGAAGAGTTGCATCTACAAATTACTTTGCATTGAGAGAACTAGGTTATAATGTATCAAATTATGATGCCTCATGGAAAGAATGGGGGAATGACAATAATTTACCAATAATAAATAAATCAAAAGTTTCAAACTAA
- a CDS encoding pyridoxal phosphate-dependent aminotransferase family protein: MYSKELNTIKKSNRLRTREIYDENLIDLASNDYLGLSGNKEIFENAYKRVSKEKYTSPKASILVNGYSKIHKNFEDALKKANDFEDAVVVGSGFLANISMIEALVRKGDTLFIDEEYHASGMLATKLLNKNQIVIFNHNDYKDLEEKFNTCENKGRKLIAIEGVYSMEGDIAPREIFDFADKKNALLIVDEAHSSGVIGENLLGIFDYYNITPKENHIKMGTLGKAYGSYGAYILASAHIIEFLLNRAKAIIYTTAPSLFDISLGLESLKYILENTEKIKGKIASNLQIINDNLGIKSDSLIIPINISDNKKVLQIQEVLKQKGYLVGAIRQPTVKSAIIRLIAKIDVSSEDLTNVCKILKELK; the protein is encoded by the coding sequence TTGTACTCTAAAGAACTAAATACCATCAAAAAATCAAATCGTTTAAGAACTAGAGAAATTTATGATGAAAATCTGATAGATTTAGCATCAAACGATTATCTTGGCTTATCTGGAAATAAAGAGATTTTTGAAAATGCTTATAAAAGAGTCTCTAAAGAAAAATATACTTCCCCTAAAGCTTCTATACTTGTAAACGGTTATAGTAAAATTCATAAAAATTTTGAAGATGCATTAAAAAAAGCAAATGATTTTGAAGATGCTGTGGTTGTAGGTAGTGGTTTTTTAGCAAATATATCCATGATTGAAGCTCTTGTTAGAAAAGGTGATACACTTTTTATAGATGAAGAGTACCATGCAAGTGGGATGCTAGCAACTAAACTATTAAATAAAAATCAAATTGTAATATTCAATCATAATGATTATAAAGATTTAGAAGAGAAATTCAATACTTGTGAAAACAAAGGACGAAAGCTTATTGCCATTGAAGGTGTCTACTCTATGGAAGGTGATATTGCACCACGAGAAATTTTTGATTTTGCTGATAAAAAAAATGCTCTACTAATAGTAGATGAAGCACATTCTTCTGGTGTAATAGGAGAGAACTTACTGGGTATTTTTGATTATTATAATATAACTCCAAAAGAGAATCATATCAAAATGGGAACCTTAGGAAAAGCCTATGGAAGCTATGGAGCATATATTTTAGCAAGTGCTCATATAATCGAATTTTTACTAAATCGAGCTAAAGCAATAATATATACAACAGCACCCTCTTTATTTGATATTTCCTTAGGTTTAGAATCTTTAAAATATATTTTAGAAAATACTGAAAAAATAAAAGGTAAAATTGCTTCCAATTTACAGATTATAAATGATAATTTAGGTATAAAGTCAGATAGTTTAATTATTCCTATAAATATTTCTGATAATAAAAAAGTTCTACAAATTCAAGAAGTATTAAAACAAAAGGGATATTTAGTTGGTGCAATTAGACAGCCCACTGTAAAAAGTGCAATTATTAGGTTAATTGCAAAAATTGATGTAAGTTCTGAAGACTTGACAAATGTATGTAAAATATTAAAGGAATTAAAATGA
- a CDS encoding DUF502 domain-containing protein: MFQKIKEYLSYGKNHIVTVILKGLFWLAPIAAITIIVLWIYEKVDLLTGNLFKLVGFEPANFPILWTFIGVALLGFLAYVLGVFVETGLVNFVQKIYSKIPGYGTIKELINIFNTSKSGEKKVLVVLVGGFAKDDYNIGLMYSTKESVVKDHYTVTLSMTPIPNGGYMFETHKDKIYVIEEATFDSNLQYLLSMGVKSMAEILNIEPKPIEEYKTISQYLDEKENKEIKE, translated from the coding sequence ATGTTTCAAAAAATAAAAGAGTATTTAAGTTATGGGAAAAATCATATAGTAACAGTTATATTAAAAGGACTTTTTTGGCTAGCACCAATTGCAGCTATTACTATTATTGTACTTTGGATTTATGAAAAAGTTGATCTTCTAACTGGAAACTTATTTAAATTAGTAGGATTTGAGCCTGCAAACTTTCCAATTCTTTGGACATTTATTGGTGTTGCATTATTAGGTTTTTTAGCTTATGTTTTAGGTGTTTTTGTTGAAACAGGACTTGTAAACTTTGTTCAAAAAATTTATTCTAAGATACCTGGTTATGGGACAATTAAAGAGTTAATTAATATTTTTAATACTTCAAAATCTGGTGAGAAAAAAGTATTAGTTGTCCTAGTAGGTGGATTTGCAAAAGATGATTATAATATTGGACTGATGTATTCAACAAAAGAGTCAGTTGTAAAAGACCATTATACGGTAACCTTATCCATGACTCCAATCCCAAATGGTGGATATATGTTTGAAACACATAAAGATAAAATTTATGTAATAGAAGAAGCAACCTTTGATTCAAACTTACAATATTTACTTTCAATGGGTGTAAAATCAATGGCAGAGATTTTGAATATCGAACCTAAACCTATTGAGGAATATAAAACGATATCTCAGTATTTAGATGAAAAAGAAAATAAAGAGATTAAAGAATAA
- a CDS encoding cation:proton antiporter, protein METTLIIIFTSLALSTILNIIFKKLSISHIIGYILTGTIVTFIFNLNMEADLHALELIAEFGIVFLMFTIGLEMPIEKLKKMKEILFVNGFFQVAISATIIYLVSKYVFQIDTSSSIIISLAFSLSSTAIVLTYLKQSKDIYTPYGEKATAILVFQDLAVIPILLLISFLSNDTLSLNEILLKTFFSALLIIVFMFTLGKKLMNWFLHFSANSKLEELFLGSVLSIVIGTSILAHELGFTYSLGAFIAGMIIAESKYHIKVESDIASYKDLLLGTFFFSVGTKIDVSFFISNIHYILLVFITVMIIKAFVIYFLIKRKSNKSDSIKTAISLCQIGEFSFAVFALASANNILDETLGTFLILVTVLSMMVTPFIVNNIYKIASIFVTEFYESDKITPIDKKNHTIICGYSMLGRIIAHKLEQKEESFVIISDNLKHVLLARKNGYMAYFGHLEKLPVIESLKVDEASSIVITLRDLNEKRLICEALLKFKEDINLIVKIDSLKEKRELKDLNIKSFVHSNLETANLIVNQI, encoded by the coding sequence ATGGAAACTACACTAATAATAATTTTCACATCTCTAGCCTTATCAACCATTTTAAATATCATCTTTAAAAAGTTATCTATTTCGCATATTATTGGCTATATCCTAACAGGTACTATTGTTACATTTATTTTTAATTTAAATATGGAAGCTGATTTACATGCCTTAGAATTAATAGCTGAATTTGGTATCGTATTTCTTATGTTTACAATTGGACTTGAAATGCCAATAGAAAAACTAAAAAAAATGAAAGAAATACTTTTTGTAAATGGTTTTTTTCAAGTGGCTATTAGTGCAACCATTATATATTTAGTTTCAAAATATGTTTTTCAAATAGATACAAGTTCATCTATTATAATATCTCTTGCATTCTCTTTATCTTCTACGGCAATTGTATTAACATATCTAAAACAATCAAAAGATATTTATACTCCTTATGGAGAAAAAGCAACAGCTATTTTAGTATTCCAAGATTTAGCTGTGATTCCTATATTATTACTTATTTCATTTCTATCAAATGACACATTAAGTTTAAATGAAATTTTATTGAAAACATTTTTTTCTGCACTATTAATTATCGTTTTTATGTTTACTCTAGGGAAAAAACTTATGAACTGGTTTTTACATTTTTCAGCAAACTCAAAACTAGAAGAACTCTTTTTAGGTTCAGTCTTATCAATAGTAATAGGAACATCAATTCTTGCACATGAACTAGGATTTACTTACTCTTTAGGAGCGTTTATTGCAGGTATGATTATAGCTGAATCAAAATATCATATTAAAGTTGAGTCGGATATTGCTTCATATAAAGATTTACTTTTAGGAACTTTCTTTTTTTCAGTTGGAACAAAAATTGATGTATCTTTTTTTATAAGTAATATTCATTATATTCTTTTAGTTTTTATTACTGTCATGATAATAAAAGCTTTTGTAATATATTTTCTCATTAAAAGAAAATCAAATAAAAGTGATTCCATAAAAACAGCCATTTCACTTTGCCAAATAGGTGAATTTTCTTTTGCAGTTTTTGCCCTAGCCTCTGCTAACAATATTTTAGATGAAACTCTTGGTACGTTTTTAATTTTAGTTACTGTTTTATCAATGATGGTTACACCATTTATTGTTAACAATATTTATAAAATAGCTTCTATTTTTGTAACTGAATTTTATGAGTCAGATAAAATCACACCAATTGATAAAAAAAATCATACTATTATTTGTGGGTATTCAATGCTAGGAAGAATAATTGCTCATAAACTAGAACAAAAAGAAGAATCTTTTGTAATAATTTCTGATAATCTAAAACATGTACTCCTTGCAAGAAAAAATGGATATATGGCTTATTTTGGACACCTTGAAAAACTTCCTGTAATTGAATCTCTTAAAGTAGATGAAGCTTCAAGTATTGTAATTACTCTTAGAGATTTAAACGAAAAAAGACTAATTTGTGAGGCATTGTTAAAATTTAAAGAAGATATAAACCTAATAGTAAAAATCGATTCTTTAAAAGAAAAAAGAGAATTAAAAGATTTAAATATAAAAAGTTTTGTCCACTCAAATTTAGAAACTGCAAATCTAATTGTAAATCAAATTTAA